A stretch of the Sulfurospirillum sp. UCH001 genome encodes the following:
- a CDS encoding HAD family hydrolase produces the protein MRKEASIIFDMDGTLIDSSAAMTHSVNYVRNTLGLSPIDKKYLEYHINQPDQHLPKIFYNTEEYDPAHRALFKEHYMHFSPSMIALYPDVKEMLHLLSQKAYLAIATNASDFFARHMLEQMGVLEHFSAIIGANNVAEPKPSPLMVYRLMEELGSDASKTVLVGDSIKDEGAATNAGIPFIFAEWGYGTSQSANLRAHNVHELVGLLNTLI, from the coding sequence ATGAGAAAAGAAGCATCGATTATTTTCGATATGGATGGAACACTGATTGATTCAAGTGCAGCAATGACGCACAGTGTCAATTACGTACGCAATACATTAGGACTCTCGCCTATTGATAAAAAATATTTGGAATATCATATCAATCAACCCGATCAACATTTACCAAAAATTTTTTACAACACTGAAGAGTATGACCCTGCGCATCGTGCCTTATTTAAAGAGCATTATATGCACTTTTCTCCATCGATGATAGCGCTTTATCCTGATGTCAAAGAGATGTTGCATCTGCTTTCTCAAAAAGCGTATTTGGCAATTGCAACCAATGCGAGTGATTTTTTTGCGCGTCATATGTTAGAGCAAATGGGTGTTTTAGAGCATTTTTCTGCCATTATTGGTGCGAATAATGTTGCCGAACCAAAGCCAAGCCCTTTAATGGTTTATCGTCTCATGGAAGAGTTAGGAAGCGATGCTTCCAAAACCGTTTTAGTAGGGGATAGCATTAAAGATGAAGGCGCAGCAACCAATGCTGGAATACCTTTTATTTTTGCAGAATGGGGTTATGGAACAAGTCAGAGTGCAAACCTACGCGCTCATAATGTTCACGAACTTGTAGGTTTACTTAATACGCTTATTTAA
- a CDS encoding DUF3971 domain-containing protein, with amino-acid sequence MIIKATSHTIRNIWIFFLFIVLSVVALIGTLVNGISIDNLTLPTIKIDQLYIKLDKKLIVSIQTLDIKKETQTDTSLEETAELIKNFPYINQFFSKISINAIIYDNETISLHYEDNTFKFDSKHLSVDLMITPIEKWSIEVDIQEAFLKDFALHLNGKARIDLKTKNHSFEGDFETFGLKGIALIDIKDTLLTYHLQSDPFQNKNLKDLMDFIVSHVELDQIAKDWIDKNIIGEEYILHFFEGKFDLATLDYFPMQMRGSATVKNATVSFEPTVPPAHVKEIGIELKDDKLLFDIHEPTYEQKNIQKADVYIYNLIGKGTGIVVDLNATSKLDAPIHKILHAFKIDVPITQTSGKTDANVRLDIKFLPFDINATGKFKLSPSDFTLSGLPMSTKYGEVRLDNFKIMLDNANLRYKNLFDINATGTFDAKKSNYEGIIDINNLLLDFSGTKLLKINNLADQNASFSIENGVTKMALPSLETTISFAKDINQFILTDLTKVAAFSPFMSDGNLSEGSVSVQTKDFENFDAKINLYNVETPLLENRVPVQDFEVALTTDTKILDASTTNNKLSLHYDKEITLHIKDMNISIPQGDDPLDLPIKTTIFGENSSFLDMDNNKTVLSERYTLTLFKDRVHLNSKRGKSSFEYEKRKGILGIQATSLDSDAINALFNRHYFHQGDFSLSIDGVDNHNMQGTFIMHKTYIKDLKFFNNLMATINAIPSLLVFNDPNFNTEGYFVENGYVEFNQSKEEMHIKEIQLRGKSADIAGAGKVNLIPNTLDLKLQIKTLKTFSSAIDMIPLVGGIILGDDKRISTNVDVTGPTTDPKIETHLIMDTLKSPVNIIKRTLELPLELLK; translated from the coding sequence ATGATTATTAAAGCAACATCACATACCATTAGGAATATTTGGATATTTTTTCTATTCATAGTTCTTTCTGTCGTAGCATTAATTGGCACCCTAGTAAATGGCATTTCAATCGATAATCTTACATTACCGACGATAAAAATTGATCAATTATATATAAAACTAGATAAAAAATTGATTGTGAGTATCCAAACACTTGATATTAAGAAAGAAACGCAAACAGACACCTCTTTAGAAGAGACCGCTGAACTGATTAAAAATTTTCCGTATATCAACCAATTTTTTAGCAAAATAAGCATCAATGCGATCATTTATGACAATGAAACCATTTCACTTCATTATGAAGACAATACCTTTAAGTTCGATAGTAAACACCTCAGTGTCGATCTTATGATTACGCCCATTGAAAAATGGAGTATTGAAGTTGACATTCAAGAAGCTTTTTTAAAAGATTTTGCATTACATCTAAATGGCAAAGCACGCATTGATCTCAAAACGAAAAACCATTCATTTGAAGGTGATTTTGAGACATTTGGATTAAAAGGCATTGCACTTATTGATATTAAAGACACGCTTTTAACCTATCATCTACAAAGTGATCCTTTTCAAAATAAAAATCTGAAAGACCTTATGGATTTTATTGTTTCGCATGTTGAACTCGATCAAATTGCAAAAGATTGGATTGATAAAAACATTATTGGTGAAGAGTATATCCTGCATTTTTTTGAAGGTAAATTTGACCTTGCTACATTAGATTATTTTCCAATGCAGATGAGAGGAAGCGCAACGGTTAAAAATGCAACGGTCAGTTTTGAGCCTACCGTGCCACCAGCGCATGTAAAAGAGATTGGAATTGAACTTAAAGATGATAAGCTTCTTTTTGATATTCATGAGCCAACATATGAGCAAAAAAACATTCAAAAAGCTGATGTTTATATCTACAACCTTATCGGGAAAGGCACTGGTATTGTTGTTGATTTAAACGCTACATCGAAACTTGATGCACCAATACATAAAATTTTACATGCTTTTAAAATTGATGTTCCCATTACACAAACCTCAGGTAAAACAGATGCTAACGTTAGACTTGATATAAAATTTCTTCCTTTTGACATTAATGCAACAGGAAAATTCAAGCTCTCCCCTAGTGATTTTACCCTCAGTGGTCTTCCAATGTCCACAAAATATGGTGAAGTAAGACTTGATAACTTTAAAATTATGCTAGATAATGCCAATTTACGTTATAAAAATCTCTTTGATATTAATGCTACTGGTACATTTGATGCCAAAAAAAGTAATTATGAAGGCATAATTGACATCAATAATTTACTATTAGATTTTAGTGGAACAAAACTTTTAAAAATAAACAATCTTGCCGATCAAAATGCTTCCTTTTCAATTGAAAATGGCGTAACTAAAATGGCACTTCCAAGCCTTGAGACAACAATTTCATTTGCAAAGGACATCAATCAATTTATTCTTACTGATCTTACAAAAGTAGCCGCGTTTTCTCCATTTATGAGTGATGGTAACCTTTCTGAAGGCTCAGTAAGTGTGCAAACCAAAGATTTTGAAAATTTTGATGCAAAAATTAATCTTTACAATGTAGAGACTCCTCTGCTGGAAAACCGTGTACCTGTTCAAGATTTTGAAGTTGCACTTACAACCGATACCAAAATTCTCGATGCAAGCACAACAAATAATAAACTCTCTCTTCATTATGATAAAGAAATTACATTGCATATTAAAGATATGAATATCTCAATCCCACAAGGAGATGATCCTTTAGATTTGCCTATAAAAACGACTATATTTGGTGAAAACTCCTCTTTCCTTGATATGGATAATAATAAAACCGTTCTCAGCGAACGCTATACATTAACACTCTTTAAAGATAGAGTTCATCTAAATTCAAAACGTGGTAAATCTTCCTTTGAATATGAAAAAAGAAAAGGAATTCTTGGCATTCAAGCAACATCATTAGATTCCGATGCCATCAATGCTCTTTTCAATCGACATTATTTTCATCAAGGCGATTTTTCACTCAGTATTGATGGTGTAGATAATCATAATATGCAAGGTACATTTATCATGCATAAAACGTATATCAAAGATCTAAAATTTTTCAACAATCTTATGGCTACAATTAATGCTATCCCTTCATTACTCGTCTTTAATGACCCTAATTTTAATACCGAAGGCTATTTTGTCGAAAATGGCTATGTAGAGTTCAATCAAAGCAAAGAAGAGATGCATATTAAAGAGATACAGCTTAGAGGCAAAAGTGCAGACATCGCAGGAGCAGGCAAAGTAAATTTAATCCCAAATACGCTTGATCTTAAACTACAAATCAAAACACTTAAAACCTTTAGCTCAGCAATTGATATGATTCCATTAGTGGGTGGCATCATTTTAGGAGATGATAAAAGAATATCAACGAATGTGGATGTTACAGGTCCTACAACAGATCCAAAGATTGAGACACATCTTATTATGGATACGCTAAAAAGCCCCGTTAATATCATCAAGCGTACGCTTGAGCTACCACTAGAACTTCTTAAATAA
- the mltG gene encoding endolytic transglycosylase MltG — MEMPFTRVPINATTERTMNRKNIQIFLMVCDVALIIIYSLLFHLSRPMSSSSVAFVPQGSIGQIISYMVEKNFDLNEKVDKYLLYMIGQPQSGWVSINQSPLTRGDFLYKLSHSKAPLKVITYIPGETKELLFVQIALAFDLSYEKLMQEYAQATPYVDGFIVPETYYIPVGISEKHLVHFLLAHAKKYHKDVFEKIFGEFNETKWQKFIIIASIIQKEAANVEEMPLVSSVIYNRLKKDMKLQMDGTLNYGQYSHVKITPQRIREDTSSYNTYMYKGLPPNPICSVSKEAIFAAIFPKATNYLYFVKNKNGTHTFSQNYETHLENIKN, encoded by the coding sequence ATTGAAATGCCATTTACTAGGGTGCCAATTAATGCTACGACAGAAAGAACTATGAATAGAAAAAATATCCAAATATTCCTAATGGTATGTGATGTTGCTTTAATAATCATATATTCACTTCTCTTTCACTTATCCAGACCAATGAGCTCAAGCTCGGTCGCCTTTGTGCCACAAGGCTCAATAGGGCAAATTATATCATATATGGTTGAGAAAAATTTTGACCTCAATGAGAAAGTTGACAAATACCTTCTCTATATGATTGGTCAACCACAATCAGGCTGGGTCAGCATTAATCAAAGTCCATTAACACGGGGTGATTTTCTCTATAAGCTTTCTCACTCAAAAGCACCTTTAAAAGTTATCACGTATATTCCAGGTGAGACAAAAGAGCTTTTATTTGTACAGATTGCATTAGCATTTGATCTTTCGTATGAAAAGCTTATGCAAGAATATGCTCAGGCAACGCCTTATGTTGATGGGTTTATTGTGCCTGAGACCTATTATATTCCTGTAGGTATTAGTGAAAAACATTTGGTTCATTTTTTATTAGCGCATGCAAAGAAGTACCACAAGGATGTGTTTGAAAAGATTTTTGGCGAGTTTAATGAGACCAAATGGCAAAAGTTTATTATCATAGCTTCGATTATTCAAAAAGAGGCTGCAAATGTTGAAGAGATGCCTCTTGTTTCATCGGTTATTTACAATCGCTTGAAAAAAGATATGAAGCTACAAATGGACGGTACGCTCAATTATGGGCAGTATTCTCATGTCAAGATTACACCACAGCGTATTCGAGAAGACACATCTTCTTACAATACGTATATGTATAAAGGGCTTCCGCCAAATCCTATTTGTAGTGTCAGTAAAGAAGCAATTTTTGCGGCCATTTTCCCAAAAGCAACGAATTATCTTTATTTCGTGAAAAATAAAAATGGCACACATACGTTTTCCCAAAATTATGAGACACATTTAGAAAATATAAAAAATTAA
- the mdh gene encoding malate dehydrogenase has protein sequence MLRGKKVSIIGTGNVGATVCYWLSMRKKCREIVMIDRHGVVAHGKALDILQATSPEGSHTQIYNSTDYAMIEDSDVVVVTAGATRKPGMSRDDLLLLNATITQQVIHEVRKYAPNAIVIMVSNPLDAMTYVAIKAGCYPKNQVIGMAGILDSSRMETFISQKLGFGYGQVTASVIGGHGDDMVPLPRYSSVNGVALTDLLSDEEIKEIIELTRQGGAEIVGYMGTSAYYAPANSIVKMIEAVLNDSRAIFPCAVLLEGKYGYNNTVNGVPVVLGANGVEKVLELPLNLEEQQQFAKSVNSVENLLDTLRKNNFFAS, from the coding sequence TTGTTAAGAGGGAAGAAAGTTTCGATTATTGGTACGGGAAATGTAGGTGCAACAGTATGTTATTGGCTTTCAATGCGAAAGAAATGCCGTGAAATTGTGATGATTGATAGGCACGGCGTTGTAGCACATGGAAAAGCGTTAGATATCTTACAAGCAACGAGTCCAGAAGGAAGCCATACGCAAATTTACAATTCGACAGATTATGCCATGATTGAAGATAGTGACGTTGTTGTTGTAACAGCAGGTGCAACTCGAAAACCGGGAATGAGTAGAGATGATCTATTGCTACTCAATGCTACTATTACGCAACAAGTCATTCATGAAGTACGAAAATATGCACCCAATGCCATTGTTATTATGGTGTCCAATCCACTTGATGCAATGACGTATGTTGCCATTAAAGCAGGGTGTTACCCAAAAAATCAAGTCATTGGCATGGCAGGCATTTTAGATAGCTCAAGAATGGAGACATTTATATCACAGAAACTCGGTTTTGGATATGGACAAGTAACCGCAAGTGTCATTGGTGGACATGGTGATGATATGGTACCGTTACCACGCTACTCATCTGTAAATGGTGTGGCATTGACTGATTTACTCAGTGATGAAGAAATTAAAGAGATTATTGAGTTAACAAGGCAAGGTGGGGCAGAAATCGTAGGTTATATGGGAACATCCGCATATTACGCACCTGCAAATTCCATTGTGAAAATGATTGAAGCCGTTTTAAATGATTCTCGTGCTATTTTTCCGTGTGCAGTATTATTAGAAGGAAAATATGGATACAATAATACTGTAAATGGCGTGCCTGTTGTTCTAGGAGCAAACGGGGTTGAAAAGGTTCTCGAATTACCTTTGAATTTAGAAGAGCAACAACAATTTGCAAAAAGTGTGAATTCTGTTGAAAATTTATTGGATACATTACGAAAAAATAACTTTTTTGCGTCATAA
- a CDS encoding GNAT family N-acetyltransferase, with translation MLNELRRATLEDLPEIIKIYNEAIKDGISTADSKVVSVEDKLEWFNSHDSLHPILVKEYHGRIIAWISLQPFYANLMAYRHSARINIYIDKNFQGKKLGQQFLSEAIEQAKGYNIKTLLALIFSENAPSLKLFKKLGFKEWGNLNRVANIEGVDKDLLILGLRIQE, from the coding sequence ATGCTAAATGAGCTAAGACGAGCGACTCTTGAAGATTTACCAGAAATTATTAAAATATATAATGAAGCGATAAAAGATGGTATCTCTACGGCTGATAGTAAAGTTGTAAGTGTTGAAGACAAATTAGAATGGTTTAACTCGCATGATAGCTTACATCCTATCTTAGTCAAAGAGTATCATGGGCGTATCATCGCATGGATCAGCCTACAGCCTTTTTATGCTAATTTGATGGCATACCGTCATAGTGCTCGTATCAATATCTACATTGATAAAAACTTTCAAGGTAAAAAATTAGGTCAACAATTCTTAAGTGAAGCCATTGAACAAGCAAAAGGTTATAACATCAAAACGCTTTTAGCGCTTATCTTTTCTGAAAATGCACCAAGCTTAAAACTTTTCAAAAAATTAGGTTTTAAAGAGTGGGGCAATCTCAATAGAGTTGCCAATATTGAGGGTGTGGATAAAGATCTTTTAATTCTTGGTCTTCGTATTCAAGAGTAA
- a CDS encoding NADP-dependent isocitrate dehydrogenase: protein MAQKTSKIIYTKVDEAPALATYSLLPIVQAFTATANIEIETRDISLSGRILANFPENLTSEQKINDDLTYLGELANQPEANIIKLPNISASLPQLQAAIKELQEKGYNIPSYPENPTNEAEKEIKARYAKVLGSAVNPVLREGNSDRRAPLCVKEYARKNPHRMGKWTPDSMSHVAYMNEGDFYGNEKSVTVPEATTVRIELVRKDGTTAVLKDKLALLKDEIIDATYMSSKKLSAFFEAQMEDAKKSGVLLSLHLKATMMKVSDPIMFGYAVKVFFKDVFEKYATLFAEIGVNANNGLGDLYTKIATLPAAQKEAIEADIKACYAKRPKLAMVNSDKGITNLHVPSDVIIDASMPACIRESGKMWGEDGALHETKALIPDRCYARIYEETMNFCKKNGALDPKTMGSVPNVGLMAQKAEEYGSHDKTFQCDADGVVRIVDIANGHVLMEHSIEKGDIYRACQAKDAPIRDWVKLAVTRARLSHTPAIFWLDPARAHDAQMIKKVEKYLKDHDTSGLDIKIMTPENAIRESLARIVKGLDTIAVTGNVLRDYLTDLFPILEVGTSAKMLSIVPLMNGGGLFETGAGGSAPKHVQQFVEENHLRWDSLGEFMALTASLEHLDNVVGNKKASILAKTLDAATGKFLDNNKSPSAKAGELDNRGSHFYLAMYWAEALAAQSEDQVLAEQFKPLASTLKANEQKIVDELNGVQGKPVDMGGYYIPDFDKTSRAMRPSATLNKALELLKA from the coding sequence ATGGCTCAAAAAACAAGTAAAATCATTTATACTAAAGTAGATGAAGCTCCCGCTCTCGCAACATATTCTTTATTGCCAATTGTCCAAGCATTTACAGCTACTGCAAACATTGAAATCGAGACGAGAGATATTTCTCTCTCAGGGCGTATACTTGCAAATTTTCCTGAAAATTTAACTTCTGAGCAAAAAATCAATGATGATTTAACCTATTTAGGTGAACTGGCTAATCAACCTGAGGCTAATATTATTAAATTACCGAATATTAGTGCATCACTGCCTCAGCTTCAAGCAGCAATTAAAGAGCTCCAAGAGAAGGGCTATAATATTCCTAGTTATCCTGAAAATCCAACAAATGAAGCAGAAAAAGAGATAAAAGCACGTTATGCAAAAGTTTTGGGAAGTGCTGTTAACCCAGTGCTTCGTGAAGGAAACTCTGATAGACGAGCTCCTTTATGTGTCAAAGAGTATGCACGTAAAAATCCACACCGTATGGGTAAATGGACACCTGATTCTATGTCGCATGTTGCGTATATGAATGAGGGAGATTTTTACGGTAATGAAAAATCGGTAACAGTACCTGAAGCAACGACTGTTCGTATTGAACTTGTGAGAAAAGATGGTACAACAGCTGTATTAAAAGATAAGCTTGCTTTACTAAAAGATGAAATTATTGATGCAACCTATATGAGCAGCAAAAAGCTTTCAGCATTCTTTGAAGCGCAAATGGAAGATGCAAAAAAAAGCGGTGTTTTACTCTCTTTACATCTAAAAGCAACGATGATGAAGGTTAGCGATCCTATTATGTTTGGATACGCTGTGAAAGTCTTTTTTAAAGATGTATTTGAAAAATACGCAACCCTTTTTGCTGAGATTGGTGTGAATGCAAACAATGGTCTTGGTGATCTTTATACCAAAATTGCTACATTGCCAGCAGCACAAAAAGAGGCTATTGAAGCAGATATTAAAGCATGTTATGCAAAACGCCCAAAACTGGCTATGGTAAATTCTGACAAGGGTATTACCAATTTACATGTTCCAAGTGACGTTATTATTGACGCGTCAATGCCAGCGTGTATTAGAGAATCTGGCAAAATGTGGGGTGAAGATGGTGCCTTACATGAAACAAAAGCACTGATCCCAGATCGCTGTTATGCTAGAATTTATGAAGAAACGATGAACTTCTGTAAGAAAAATGGCGCACTTGATCCTAAGACAATGGGTTCTGTTCCAAACGTAGGGCTTATGGCTCAAAAAGCTGAAGAGTATGGTTCTCATGATAAAACATTCCAATGTGATGCTGATGGTGTTGTACGTATTGTTGACATTGCAAATGGTCATGTTTTAATGGAACATAGCATTGAAAAAGGCGATATCTATCGTGCATGTCAAGCAAAAGACGCACCGATTCGTGATTGGGTTAAACTTGCAGTGACTCGCGCACGTCTTAGCCATACACCAGCCATTTTCTGGCTTGATCCTGCACGTGCTCACGATGCCCAGATGATCAAAAAAGTCGAAAAATATCTTAAAGATCATGACACATCTGGTCTTGATATCAAAATCATGACACCTGAAAATGCCATTCGTGAGTCGTTAGCTCGTATTGTAAAAGGACTTGACACTATCGCTGTAACAGGAAATGTTTTACGTGATTATCTCACCGATCTTTTCCCGATTTTAGAAGTAGGAACATCCGCTAAAATGCTCTCTATTGTTCCATTGATGAATGGTGGTGGACTTTTTGAAACAGGTGCGGGTGGATCTGCTCCAAAACATGTTCAACAATTTGTTGAAGAAAACCACTTGCGTTGGGACTCTTTAGGTGAATTTATGGCATTAACAGCTTCACTTGAACATCTTGATAATGTTGTCGGTAACAAAAAAGCCTCTATTTTGGCTAAAACACTCGATGCGGCAACAGGTAAATTCTTAGATAACAACAAATCACCATCTGCAAAAGCAGGCGAGTTGGATAACCGTGGAAGCCACTTCTATTTAGCGATGTATTGGGCGGAAGCTTTGGCCGCACAAAGTGAAGATCAAGTGCTTGCAGAGCAGTTTAAGCCTCTTGCTTCAACACTAAAAGCAAATGAGCAAAAAATCGTTGATGAATTAAATGGCGTTCAGGGTAAACCTGTTGATATGGGTGGGTATTATATCCCTGATTTTGACAAAACAAGTCGTGCAATGCGCCCAAGTGCGACTCTTAATAAAGCTTTGGAATTACTCAAAGCGTAA
- the sucC gene encoding ADP-forming succinate--CoA ligase subunit beta — MNIHEYQAKEIFKRYNVPTPNGYVAFSVEEAVENAKKLGGSLWVVKAQIHAGGRGLGGGVKLARSLEEVKTLAGQILGMTLVTHQTGPAGKLVQKIYIEEGADIADELYLGVVLDRAREMPVIMASREGGMEIEKVAAESPEKIIKVAVDPFIGFQAFHGRELAYGLGLAQEEISSFIKFAAALYKVYMENDAEMIEINPLVKTKSGSFIALDGKMGFDDNSLFRHPEIEAMRDETEENPIEREASNYGLSYVKLDGNVGCMVNGAGLAMGTMDTINYVGGTPANFLDVGGGANAQTVAKGFEIILKDPNVKSIFVNIFGGIVRCDRIANGILEATKLVDVHVPVVVRLDGTNAKEAAEILKNANIKNIITASDLNDGANKAVACAKGN, encoded by the coding sequence ATGAATATTCATGAGTATCAGGCAAAAGAGATCTTTAAAAGATACAATGTTCCCACACCCAATGGTTACGTGGCCTTTAGCGTAGAAGAGGCTGTTGAAAATGCGAAGAAGCTTGGTGGCTCTCTCTGGGTCGTCAAAGCACAAATTCATGCAGGTGGACGTGGCCTTGGTGGTGGTGTAAAACTCGCCCGAAGCTTGGAAGAAGTTAAAACATTAGCTGGTCAAATTCTTGGTATGACTTTGGTGACACACCAAACTGGTCCTGCAGGTAAATTGGTTCAAAAGATTTACATTGAAGAGGGCGCTGATATCGCTGATGAACTTTACCTCGGTGTCGTTTTAGATCGTGCCCGCGAAATGCCTGTTATTATGGCATCACGTGAAGGTGGTATGGAGATCGAAAAAGTAGCAGCTGAGTCTCCTGAAAAAATTATCAAAGTTGCAGTTGATCCATTTATTGGTTTTCAAGCATTCCATGGTAGAGAACTTGCTTATGGACTTGGTCTCGCGCAAGAAGAGATTAGTAGTTTTATTAAATTTGCAGCAGCCCTCTATAAAGTCTATATGGAAAATGACGCTGAGATGATTGAAATCAATCCTTTGGTTAAAACAAAAAGCGGTTCATTCATTGCGCTTGATGGCAAAATGGGTTTTGATGATAACTCATTATTCCGTCACCCAGAAATTGAAGCAATGCGCGATGAAACAGAAGAAAATCCAATAGAACGTGAAGCTTCAAACTATGGTCTTAGTTATGTAAAACTCGATGGAAACGTTGGCTGTATGGTCAATGGTGCTGGTCTTGCTATGGGAACCATGGATACTATCAATTATGTTGGCGGTACACCTGCTAACTTCTTAGATGTAGGTGGTGGAGCAAATGCTCAAACGGTAGCAAAAGGCTTTGAGATCATCTTAAAAGATCCAAACGTCAAATCAATCTTTGTCAATATTTTCGGTGGCATTGTACGATGTGATCGTATTGCAAATGGTATCCTAGAAGCGACAAAACTTGTAGATGTACATGTTCCTGTTGTTGTCCGCCTTGATGGAACCAATGCCAAAGAAGCAGCCGAAATTCTCAAAAATGCAAATATCAAAAATATTATTACTGCAAGTGATCTCAACGATGGCGCTAACAAAGCTGTCGCGTGTGCTAAAGGAAACTAA
- the hypA gene encoding hydrogenase maturation nickel metallochaperone HypA → MHEFSIVNALLEMCEKNAKEHNASKITKVEIKVGKLSGVEAHLLETAFNTFKEETVCDGAEFVMHLQEIVIHCENCHNEATLSQNEFICPTCQSTDLRVIDGEEMYLMHLEME, encoded by the coding sequence ATGCATGAGTTCTCCATTGTTAATGCACTCCTTGAGATGTGCGAAAAAAATGCTAAAGAACACAATGCTTCTAAAATTACCAAAGTAGAGATCAAAGTAGGTAAACTCAGTGGTGTTGAGGCACATTTGCTAGAAACAGCATTTAATACGTTTAAAGAAGAAACCGTATGTGATGGTGCAGAGTTTGTCATGCACCTTCAAGAGATTGTTATTCATTGCGAAAACTGTCATAACGAGGCAACACTGAGTCAGAATGAGTTTATTTGTCCAACGTGTCAAAGTACAGATCTTCGAGTTATTGATGGCGAAGAGATGTATTTGATGCACTTGGAAATGGAGTAA
- the mdh gene encoding malate dehydrogenase, translated as MSQGKKVSIIGAGNVGATICYWLAMRKSCREIVMIDLVEGVAIGKALDISQATSPEGSHTLISASSDYQHIANSDIVVITAGSPRKPGMSRDDLLMINAKITKGIIEQVKTYAPEAIIITVSNPLDAITYVALKVGNYPRNRVIGMAGILDSSRMETFISEKLGFGYGQITASVMGGHGDDMVPLPRYSSVNGVALTDLLSDLEIEEIIEKTRHGGAQIVGYMGTSAYYAPANSTVKMIEAILSDSRAIFPCAVLLEGEYGYHDTVNGVPVVLGANGIEEIVELPLNLNEQHQFAKSVNSVDKLLETLRKNNFFNA; from the coding sequence TTGTCACAAGGAAAAAAAGTCTCAATTATTGGAGCAGGAAATGTGGGAGCAACGATTTGCTATTGGTTAGCCATGCGTAAAAGTTGCCGTGAAATTGTGATGATAGACCTCGTTGAGGGCGTTGCCATTGGCAAAGCCCTTGACATCTCGCAAGCGACTAGCCCTGAAGGTAGTCACACTCTCATTAGTGCGTCTAGTGATTATCAACATATTGCAAATAGTGATATCGTGGTGATTACCGCAGGAAGCCCTAGAAAACCGGGTATGAGCAGAGATGATCTTTTAATGATCAATGCCAAAATTACCAAAGGAATCATAGAGCAAGTTAAAACCTATGCACCAGAAGCTATTATTATTACTGTTTCAAATCCATTGGATGCCATTACCTATGTTGCGTTAAAAGTTGGAAACTATCCGCGTAATCGTGTTATTGGTATGGCAGGAATTTTAGATAGTTCTAGAATGGAGACATTTATCTCTGAAAAGCTTGGATTTGGTTATGGACAGATTACTGCTAGCGTAATGGGCGGACACGGCGATGATATGGTTCCACTTCCTCGTTACTCTTCGGTGAATGGTGTGGCGCTGACTGATTTGCTGAGTGATCTTGAAATTGAAGAAATTATCGAAAAAACACGTCATGGTGGTGCTCAAATAGTAGGTTATATGGGTACATCAGCCTACTACGCCCCTGCAAACTCAACAGTCAAAATGATTGAAGCAATATTGAGTGATTCACGTGCTATTTTCCCTTGTGCTGTATTGTTAGAAGGTGAGTATGGTTACCATGATACTGTCAATGGCGTACCTGTTGTTTTAGGGGCTAATGGAATTGAAGAAATTGTCGAATTACCACTTAATCTCAATGAACAACACCAATTTGCAAAAAGTGTCAATTCTGTTGATAAACTCTTAGAAACACTCCGTAAAAATAATTTCTTTAACGCTTAA